Proteins co-encoded in one Lysobacter solisilvae genomic window:
- a CDS encoding MerR family transcriptional regulator translates to MYPIKAAAELAGLSTETLRAWERRHGAIRPVRDAQGRRLYDPATIERLSRLHRLTDRGHPIRDLAALDDEALDRLLDDGRQAAYGGVETLPSRMLDAIADYRVDVFDRDLSVAIATLPMTVLLTRVVMPLLREVGLRWADGRLAVAQERLVSSLLRMRLLAVLSPPPREQRPRVLFATLPGERHELGLIAAALQAQDAGMPVLYLGTELPADEIARVADKLDAAGVALSSMDPEQARPALAELRQLDRVLAPAVPVWLGGANARYLAEELASTRIQAVTDVQAIARGRVTPAGRG, encoded by the coding sequence ATGTACCCGATCAAGGCCGCCGCCGAACTCGCGGGACTGAGCACCGAGACCCTGCGCGCGTGGGAGCGCCGGCATGGCGCGATCCGCCCCGTGCGGGATGCCCAGGGGCGGCGCCTGTACGACCCGGCGACGATCGAGCGGCTCTCGCGCCTGCACCGCCTCACCGACCGCGGCCATCCGATCCGCGATCTCGCCGCGCTGGACGACGAGGCGCTTGACCGTCTGCTGGACGACGGCCGGCAGGCGGCCTATGGCGGCGTGGAGACGCTCCCCTCGCGCATGCTCGATGCGATCGCCGACTACCGCGTCGACGTGTTCGACCGCGACCTGTCGGTGGCGATCGCCACGCTGCCGATGACGGTGTTGCTGACGCGGGTCGTCATGCCGCTGCTGCGGGAGGTGGGGCTGCGCTGGGCCGACGGTCGGCTCGCGGTCGCGCAGGAGCGACTGGTCAGCAGCCTGCTGCGTATGCGCCTGCTCGCGGTGCTCAGCCCTCCCCCGCGCGAACAGCGGCCCCGGGTGCTCTTCGCAACTCTTCCCGGCGAACGCCACGAACTCGGCCTGATCGCCGCGGCCCTGCAGGCGCAGGACGCCGGCATGCCGGTGCTCTACCTGGGGACCGAGCTCCCGGCCGACGAGATCGCGCGCGTGGCGGACAAGCTCGACGCGGCCGGCGTCGCACTGAGTTCCATGGATCCGGAGCAGGCCCGTCCGGCGCTGGCGGAACTACGCCAGCTTGACCGCGTGCTGGCGCCCGCCGTGCCTGTCTGGCTCGGTGGCGCGAATGCCCGCTACCTGGCCGAGGAACTGGCCTCCACGCGCATCCAGGCGGTGACCGATGTGCAGGCGATCGCGCGGGGCAGGGTGACGCCCGCGGGGCGTGGTTGA
- a CDS encoding alpha/beta hydrolase family protein — protein sequence MNKNLNRSAFGRVLALFALLAVSLAAHANLDVVKPGKVPALEPDEGLVVVVVDTHVSLGKVRLMRNGEVFGAAEMSELPLGRTFRLFKAKAGSYAWHDATVGYSFWRLGDDDELKFKVEPGRINYAGDLMFRPGAWYSNGALASANITLANRSLAAIDWLEAQHPALYVRFGLAYGGHYPDPFPDFYKAQRALHPAARAASEVAFKAPPKPQAALPVAVKPLWKGPKFRRVSLNPAGELMALEVREDDEWRVDLIDLTRGSTRELFKSAFPFTSLQWSGDRTLLVSLGRDRLLQTVWAVHVSFDAAGRMLLDRLKFPREGEIVDALPDDPGHVLFSSISGRNELMVHRVDITSDAAMKAHSFAFKDRLNTGATRDLEWVTDGAGKLRLGRIWRNGEEYWIHGRDGAYTDLMKLSGDLGFQPVGLSFDGMRIFAITDTDRGQRDLVVYDIATRRITQTVFTRPGVDVDSVTFDERRNPVAVSYQQQGRQVVESIDQPGDVLGQSLRKAFPGRTTYLASRSRDGSAVAVWSEATDQPMQLHVMYPATGKIRKIDGNTPWLAGVRFAPTQLVSFRAKDGTPLEAFLTLPAGTGKRPLVVLPHGGPIGVADMIRFDPEVQFIASLGYAVLQVNFRGSDAYGKAFREAGHSNYGTGIEDDLDAAVEHVLARHPLDASRMCVVGSSYGGYSGLVAAVRWPERFRCVVSIAGVSDRLLFFTASDSGATKEGRAELEKVMGNPATQLAKMQETSPLYQYEKIQVPVMLAHGVEDRRVDFEHSRRLLRLLDLAGKTPVGLEFAKEGHTGFSADNTEVLYTAVAGFLEQSLGRTATATVDAQPGPATGVEGATSPGTAD from the coding sequence ATGAACAAGAACCTGAACCGCTCGGCTTTCGGCCGGGTGCTGGCGCTGTTTGCGCTGTTGGCCGTCAGCCTGGCGGCCCATGCCAACCTCGATGTGGTCAAGCCCGGCAAGGTGCCCGCGCTGGAGCCCGACGAAGGGCTGGTGGTCGTCGTCGTGGACACCCACGTGTCGCTGGGCAAGGTGCGCCTGATGCGCAACGGCGAGGTCTTCGGCGCCGCCGAGATGTCCGAGCTTCCGCTCGGCCGCACCTTCCGGCTGTTCAAGGCCAAGGCCGGCAGCTACGCCTGGCACGATGCCACCGTCGGCTATTCCTTCTGGCGCCTGGGCGACGATGACGAGTTGAAGTTCAAGGTCGAGCCCGGCCGCATCAACTATGCCGGCGACCTCATGTTCCGTCCCGGCGCGTGGTATTCGAATGGCGCGCTGGCCAGCGCCAACATCACGCTGGCCAACCGCAGCCTGGCCGCCATCGACTGGCTCGAAGCCCAGCACCCCGCGCTGTACGTCCGCTTCGGCCTGGCCTATGGCGGCCACTATCCCGATCCCTTCCCCGATTTCTACAAGGCGCAGCGCGCGCTCCATCCGGCCGCGCGCGCGGCCAGCGAAGTCGCCTTCAAGGCGCCGCCGAAACCGCAGGCCGCGCTGCCCGTCGCGGTGAAACCGTTGTGGAAGGGGCCCAAGTTCCGTCGGGTGAGCCTGAACCCCGCCGGCGAGCTGATGGCGCTGGAAGTGCGGGAGGACGACGAGTGGCGCGTCGACCTGATCGACCTCACGCGCGGCTCCACGCGCGAACTGTTCAAGAGCGCGTTCCCCTTCACTTCGCTGCAGTGGTCGGGCGACCGCACCCTGCTGGTGTCGCTGGGCCGCGACCGGTTACTGCAGACGGTCTGGGCCGTGCACGTCAGCTTTGATGCGGCCGGGCGCATGCTGCTCGACCGCCTGAAGTTCCCCCGCGAGGGCGAGATCGTCGACGCGCTGCCGGACGATCCGGGCCACGTGTTGTTCTCGAGCATCTCCGGGCGCAACGAACTGATGGTCCACCGCGTGGACATCACCAGCGATGCGGCAATGAAGGCCCATTCGTTCGCCTTCAAGGACCGGCTCAACACCGGCGCGACGCGCGACCTGGAATGGGTGACCGACGGCGCGGGCAAGCTGCGGCTGGGCCGGATCTGGCGCAACGGCGAGGAATACTGGATCCACGGCCGCGATGGCGCCTACACCGACCTGATGAAGCTCTCCGGCGACCTCGGGTTCCAGCCGGTGGGCCTGTCCTTCGACGGCATGCGCATCTTCGCCATCACCGACACCGACCGCGGACAGCGCGACCTGGTGGTGTACGACATCGCCACCCGGCGCATCACCCAGACCGTGTTCACGCGGCCCGGCGTGGACGTGGACTCGGTCACCTTCGACGAGCGGCGCAATCCGGTCGCGGTGAGTTACCAGCAGCAGGGGCGCCAGGTCGTCGAGTCGATCGACCAGCCGGGCGACGTGCTCGGACAGTCGCTGCGCAAGGCCTTCCCGGGCCGCACCACGTATCTGGCCTCGCGCAGCCGCGACGGCAGCGCGGTCGCGGTCTGGTCCGAAGCCACCGACCAGCCGATGCAGCTGCACGTGATGTACCCGGCCACCGGCAAAATTCGGAAGATCGACGGCAACACGCCGTGGCTGGCGGGCGTGCGCTTCGCGCCCACGCAGCTGGTCAGCTTCCGCGCGAAGGACGGCACGCCGCTGGAGGCCTTCCTGACCCTGCCCGCCGGCACGGGCAAGCGTCCGCTGGTGGTGTTGCCTCACGGCGGCCCCATCGGCGTGGCGGACATGATCCGCTTCGACCCGGAAGTGCAGTTCATCGCCTCGCTGGGCTACGCCGTGCTGCAGGTGAACTTCCGCGGTTCGGACGCCTACGGCAAGGCGTTCCGCGAAGCGGGCCACAGCAACTACGGCACCGGCATCGAGGACGACCTCGACGCCGCCGTCGAGCACGTCCTCGCCCGCCACCCGCTGGACGCCTCGCGCATGTGCGTGGTCGGCTCCAGCTACGGCGGCTACTCGGGCCTGGTGGCCGCGGTGCGCTGGCCGGAACGCTTCCGCTGCGTGGTGTCCATCGCCGGCGTGAGCGACCGCCTGCTGTTCTTCACCGCCAGCGATTCGGGCGCGACGAAGGAAGGGCGCGCCGAGCTGGAGAAGGTGATGGGCAACCCGGCCACGCAACTGGCCAAGATGCAGGAGACCTCGCCCCTGTACCAGTACGAGAAGATCCAGGTGCCCGTCATGCTCGCCCACGGCGTCGAGGACCGGCGCGTCGACTTCGAGCACTCCCGCCGCCTGCTGCGCCTGCTCGACCTGGCGGGCAAAACCCCGGTGGGCCTGGAGTTCGCGAAGGAAGGGCACACGGGCTTCTCCGCCGACAACACCGAAGTGCTGTACACCGCAGTGGCGGGGTTCCTGGAGCAGTCGCTGGGGAGGACGGCGACTGCGACTGTGGATGCACAGCCGGGCCCTGCGACCGGTGTTGAAGGCGCGACTTCGCCGGGCACGGCGGATTGA
- a CDS encoding fasciclin domain-containing protein translates to MRLPVLAAALALAFATPAVLAAPAGGNGGATHGAAAQSRADIVDTAVGAGQFKTLAAALKAAGLVDTLKGAGPFTVFAPTDAAFAALPKGTVENLLKPENRKQLIAILTYHVVPGRVSATQVAKMDTATTVQGGKVAIAASGDAVTINGARVVSADVAASNGVIHVIDKVLMPQG, encoded by the coding sequence ATCCGCCTTCCCGTCCTGGCCGCGGCCCTCGCCCTGGCCTTCGCAACCCCGGCTGTCCTGGCCGCCCCCGCCGGCGGCAACGGCGGCGCCACCCACGGCGCAGCGGCGCAGTCACGCGCCGACATTGTTGACACCGCCGTGGGCGCCGGGCAGTTCAAGACCCTCGCCGCCGCGCTCAAGGCGGCCGGCCTGGTCGACACGCTCAAGGGCGCCGGCCCCTTCACGGTGTTCGCGCCGACCGATGCGGCCTTCGCCGCGCTGCCCAAGGGCACCGTCGAAAACCTGCTGAAGCCGGAAAACCGCAAGCAGCTGATCGCGATCCTCACCTATCACGTGGTGCCCGGCCGCGTGAGCGCGACCCAGGTCGCGAAGATGGATACCGCCACGACCGTCCAGGGCGGCAAGGTCGCGATCGCGGCGTCCGGCGACGCGGTCACCATCAACGGCGCCCGCGTGGTCAGTGCCGACGTGGCCGCCAGCAACGGCGTGATCCACGTCATCGACAAGGTGCTGATGCCGCAAGGCTGA
- a CDS encoding DUF378 domain-containing protein gives MKSLNLVTLVLLIVGGLNWGLVGAFQFDLVATLFGGQDAMLARVVYALVGLSALWQIIALARFAPHAAEVRRA, from the coding sequence ATGAAAAGCCTGAATCTCGTGACGCTGGTATTGCTTATCGTGGGCGGCCTGAACTGGGGGCTCGTCGGCGCGTTCCAGTTCGATCTGGTCGCCACGTTGTTTGGCGGCCAGGACGCGATGCTCGCCCGCGTCGTGTATGCCCTCGTGGGCCTGTCGGCGTTGTGGCAGATCATCGCCTTGGCGCGCTTCGCGCCGCATGCGGCTGAAGTACGTCGCGCCTAG
- a CDS encoding energy transducer TonB: protein MTSSYDASLPGCGLSPAGSTHREKRMTVIRWVVLLLAAVCGASAAAESRPTDIWLLGSIGVDEQGGVTQLEWRDARTPLHGLIAERITPRVRSWEFIPASIDGKPAPTQTGLAVHLQAQARADGSLDLRFVSARTGPMGLQTPPPGYPGDAARGGVSATVTVDVTVGADGTGSVKDMRFDGHQSRANGYRKSFFATSTQALKTWVFQPEIVGGRSVPTIVSVPIVFCLSSACTEREVRKVSAVTQQEDALPSHLYMADSSEVALKTKVQGTGI from the coding sequence ATGACCTCAAGCTACGATGCATCGCTTCCCGGATGCGGCCTGTCGCCCGCCGGGTCCACCCACCGGGAGAAAAGGATGACTGTGATTCGATGGGTTGTACTGTTGTTGGCGGCTGTCTGTGGGGCGAGTGCCGCAGCCGAGTCCAGGCCGACCGACATCTGGCTGCTGGGCAGCATCGGGGTCGACGAGCAGGGCGGGGTGACGCAGCTGGAGTGGCGCGACGCACGCACGCCGCTGCATGGGTTGATCGCCGAACGCATCACGCCGCGGGTGAGGTCGTGGGAGTTCATTCCGGCTTCCATCGATGGAAAGCCCGCTCCCACGCAGACGGGGCTGGCCGTTCACCTGCAGGCGCAGGCGCGCGCGGACGGTTCCCTCGACCTGCGCTTCGTCAGCGCTAGGACCGGCCCGATGGGGCTGCAGACACCGCCGCCGGGCTATCCGGGCGATGCGGCACGGGGCGGCGTGAGTGCGACGGTGACCGTCGACGTGACCGTCGGTGCCGACGGCACGGGCAGCGTCAAGGACATGCGGTTCGACGGGCACCAGAGCAGAGCCAACGGCTACCGCAAGTCATTCTTCGCCACATCGACCCAGGCGCTGAAGACCTGGGTGTTCCAGCCGGAGATCGTCGGTGGACGGAGCGTGCCGACCATCGTCAGTGTTCCCATCGTCTTCTGCCTGAGCTCGGCCTGCACCGAGCGGGAGGTGCGGAAAGTGAGCGCTGTCACGCAGCAGGAAGATGCGCTTCCCTCCCATCTGTACATGGCCGACAGCAGCGAGGTCGCGCTGAAGACGAAGGTCCAGGGCACGGGTATCTGA
- a CDS encoding acyltransferase, which produces MLPLRLLLICLLIAANTVLHVVPLLVVALVKALVPSDRLRLASNGLLTGLAESWIGVNSAMMDRFTRTRVSVQEDAALQADGHYLVLANHQSWVDILVLQKVFNRRIPLLRFFLKRQLFWVPLLGLAWWALDFPFMGRYTPKQIARRPELARRDVEATRRACEKFRAIPVAIMNFVEGTRFTPAKHANQRSPYQHLLKPKSGGAAFVLDAMGEGLHAVLDVAIAYPGGRPSMTDLLADRIPEVRVHVRQRPIPDELLQGDYQNDRAFRARFQQWMNGLWREKDEDMTRMLGSEGQGME; this is translated from the coding sequence ATGCTCCCATTGCGCCTGCTACTGATCTGCCTGCTGATCGCGGCCAACACCGTGCTGCACGTGGTGCCGCTGCTGGTGGTGGCGCTGGTGAAGGCGCTGGTGCCGTCCGACCGGCTGCGGCTGGCCAGCAACGGCCTGCTCACCGGCCTGGCCGAAAGCTGGATCGGGGTGAACAGCGCGATGATGGACCGCTTCACCCGCACCCGCGTCAGCGTGCAGGAGGATGCCGCGCTGCAAGCCGACGGCCACTACCTGGTGCTGGCCAACCACCAGAGCTGGGTGGACATCCTGGTGTTGCAGAAGGTGTTCAACCGGCGCATCCCGCTGCTGCGCTTCTTCCTGAAGCGGCAGCTGTTCTGGGTGCCGCTGCTGGGGCTGGCGTGGTGGGCCCTGGATTTCCCGTTCATGGGCCGCTACACGCCCAAGCAGATCGCGCGCCGCCCGGAGCTGGCCCGTCGCGACGTCGAAGCCACCCGCCGCGCGTGCGAAAAATTCCGCGCGATCCCGGTCGCGATCATGAACTTCGTGGAAGGCACCCGCTTCACCCCTGCCAAGCACGCGAACCAGCGCTCGCCGTACCAGCACCTGCTCAAGCCCAAGTCCGGCGGCGCGGCGTTTGTGCTGGACGCGATGGGCGAGGGCCTGCACGCGGTGCTGGACGTGGCCATCGCCTACCCCGGCGGCAGGCCCTCGATGACCGACCTGCTCGCCGACCGCATCCCCGAAGTCCGCGTGCACGTGCGCCAGCGACCGATCCCCGACGAGCTGCTGCAGGGCGACTACCAGAACGACCGCGCATTCCGCGCGCGCTTCCAGCAATGGATGAATGGTCTGTGGCGGGAGAAGGATGAGGACATGACGCGAATGCTCGGGAGCGAGGGGCAAGGCATGGAGTGA